One genomic segment of Danio rerio strain Tuebingen ecotype United States chromosome 11, GRCz12tu, whole genome shotgun sequence includes these proteins:
- the phtf1 gene encoding putative homeodomain transcription factor 1 isoform X1: MAGIAWYQKKKGVKMSVVFLSKIGAYDQQIWEKSLEQTEFKGFGNKLKKTGHIKPDLIDVDLVRGSTFSKAKPESPWTALTRKGLVRVLFFPFFFQWWIQVTSKCISTLILVLYVLQVAGAVLYFEVPAACASEVVGPLCLMLLLGTVHCQIVSTESSRSPDISPVHSRTASPIRRKRQRKSRKAKRSGDEGSRVAGIVELKPWQLEDNHRLYRSEKTLNSLRRPPYGASEDLSSEEEEEEAEEAELQKERLFSSAPPKYASALRNRLHNVPKNNVQPQAQGESNGMPTEIPGLPREVEHLRPSEGSHPASDTDDMLWEELLQDSDSASTGSSEIGEDEPHSQSHSLPVPTIALTSDEDEDENEALPQHQFSWLQACHPSKDRVSAIIWEQGECKKADMSVLEISGIILTRVKVVEQGMGYLIFGGLVTASLALLPYCFRLAQKLDLSAISLEDLPAVAIGSPCAFSYAFFIIATMERVFLCGLFFFMMCVAERTYRQRLLFAKLFSHLTSARKAKKSEIPHFRLKKVQNIKMWLSLRSFLKRRGPQRSVDVIVSSIFLLALSIAFIICAQLLHSHHTFLDSETNWELVVWCAALMVFLLRLATLGAETNRKYSNASVLLTEQINLYLKMEKKPNKKDQLNIVNNVLRLATKLLKELDTPFRLLGLTVNPLIYNITRVLILSAVSAAVSDLLGFNIRLWKIKP, encoded by the exons atggCAGGAATAGCATGGTATCAGAAAAAA AAAGGAGTTAAAATGTCTGTCGTGTTCTTGTCAAAGATTGGAGCTTATGATCAACAGATTTGGGAAAAATCACTGGAACAGACTGAGTTTAAG GGCTTTGGAAACAAACTTAAAAAGACTGGCCATATTAAGCCAGATCTCATTGATGTCGATCTAGTAAGAG GTTCCACATTTAGCAAAGCTAAGCCAGAAAGCCCTTGGACGGCTCTGACTCGTAAAGGCTTGGTTCGAGtccttttctttcctttcttttttcaatGGTGGATCCAAGTCACGTCTAAATGCATCTCCACCCTCATTTTGGTTCTCTACGTGCTTCAAG TGGCAGGAGCTGTGCTGTATTTTGAGGTACCAGCAGCCTGTGCTAGTGAAGTTGTTGGTCCATTGTGTCTAATGCTGTTGTTGGGAACAGTGCATTGCCAAATAGTATCCACGGAATCCTCCAGAAGCCCAGACATCAGCCCTGTCCACAGCCGGACAGCCAGCCCTATTCGCAGGAAAAG ACAGAGGAAGAGTAGAAAAGCCAAGAGGTCTGGGGATGAAGGAAGTCGAGTAGCAGGGATAGTAGAACTCAAACCCTGGCAACTTGAAGACAACCATCGGCTCTACAGATCAGAGAAGACTCTG AACTCCCTGAGGAGGCCTCCATATGGGGCATCTGAAGATCTGTCcagtgaagaagaagaagaagaagcagaagaAGCAGAACTACAAAAAGAGAGGCTCTTTTCATCAGCGCCTCCCAAATATGCCAGCGCGCTGAGAAACAGACTTCACAACGTTCCCAAGAACAATGTACAACCCCAGGCTCAG GGAGAGAGCAATGGCATGCCAACAGAAATCCCAGGGCTGCCACGTGAAGTTGAGCATCTACGGCCTTCAGAGGGATCGCATCCTGCTTCTGATACAGATGATATGTTGTGGGAGGAGCTTTTACAAGATTCTGACTCCGCCTCCACAGGAAGTAGTGAGATTGGGGAGGACGAGCCTCACAGTCAAAGCCACTCCCTTCCTGTGCCCACTATTGCTTTAACAAgtgatgaggatgaggatgagAATGAGGCCTTACCGCAG CACCAGTTTTCATGGCTGCAAGCTTGTCACCCATCCAAAGACCGTGTCAGTGCCATTATCTGGGAGCAAGGAGAGTGTAAGAAAGCTGACATGTCGGTGCTGGAGATCAGTGGTATCATTCTCACACGA GTAAAGGTGGTTGAACAGGGGATGGGTTATCTGATTTTCGGTGGTCTGGTCACTGCATCACTGGCTCTGCTGCCCTACTGCTTCAGACTGGCACAGAAACTGGATCTCAGTGCGATTTCCCTGGAGGATCTGCCAGCAGTGGCCATCGGGTCGCCTTGTGCCTTCTCCTATGCGTTTTTCATCATCGCCACTATGGAAAGAGTTTTCCTCTGTGGACTCTTCTTCTTCATGATGTGTGTCGCTGAGAGGACGTATAGACag CGCCTTTTATTCGCAAAACTCTTCAGCCATCTTACATCTGCACGCAAAGCCAAAAAATCAGAGATTCCTCACTTTCGGCTCAAGAAAGTACAGAATATCAAGATGTGGCTTTCCCTTCGATCATTCCTGAAG agacGAGGCCCTCAGCGGTCTGTCGATGTCATTGTATCATCAATTTTCCTCTTGGCTTTGTCTATTGCCTTTATCATCTGTGCACAG CTTCTGCACAGTCACCACACATTTCTGGATTCAGAGACCAACTGGGAGCTGGTGGTGTGGTGTGCAGCTCTCATGGTCTTCCTCCTCCGTCTCGCAACACTTGGAGCAGAGACCAACCGAAAATACAGCAATGCTTCTGTGCTTCTGACTGAACAG ATCAACTTGTATCTTAAAATGGAGAAGAAACCCAACAAAAAGGATCAGTTGAACATAGTGAACAATGTGCTGAGGCTGGCCACCAAATTACTGAAA GAATTGGACACTCCATTTCGTCTGCTAGGCCTGACGGTGAACCCGCTCATCTACAATATCACACGAGTGCTCATCCTGTCTGCCGTTTCTGCTGCTGTCAGCGATTTATTAGGGTTCAACATCCGG CTCTGGAAGATCAAACCATGA
- the phtf1 gene encoding putative homeodomain transcription factor 1 isoform X3, whose amino-acid sequence MSVVFLSKIGAYDQQIWEKSLEQTEFKGFGNKLKKTGHIKPDLIDVDLVRGSTFSKAKPESPWTALTRKGLVRVLFFPFFFQWWIQVTSKCISTLILVLYVLQVAGAVLYFEVPAACASEVVGPLCLMLLLGTVHCQIVSTESSRSPDISPVHSRTASPIRRKRQRKSRKAKRSGDEGSRVAGIVELKPWQLEDNHRLYRSEKTLNSLRRPPYGASEDLSSEEEEEEAEEAELQKERLFSSAPPKYASALRNRLHNVPKNNVQPQAQGESNGMPTEIPGLPREVEHLRPSEGSHPASDTDDMLWEELLQDSDSASTGSSEIGEDEPHSQSHSLPVPTIALTSDEDEDENEALPQHQFSWLQACHPSKDRVSAIIWEQGECKKADMSVLEISGIILTRVKVVEQGMGYLIFGGLVTASLALLPYCFRLAQKLDLSAISLEDLPAVAIGSPCAFSYAFFIIATMERVFLCGLFFFMMCVAERTYRQRLLFAKLFSHLTSARKAKKSEIPHFRLKKVQNIKMWLSLRSFLKRRGPQRSVDVIVSSIFLLALSIAFIICAQLLHSHHTFLDSETNWELVVWCAALMVFLLRLATLGAETNRKYSNASVLLTEQINLYLKMEKKPNKKDQLNIVNNVLRLATKLLKELDTPFRLLGLTVNPLIYNITRVLILSAVSAAVSDLLGFNIRLWKIKP is encoded by the exons ATGTCTGTCGTGTTCTTGTCAAAGATTGGAGCTTATGATCAACAGATTTGGGAAAAATCACTGGAACAGACTGAGTTTAAG GGCTTTGGAAACAAACTTAAAAAGACTGGCCATATTAAGCCAGATCTCATTGATGTCGATCTAGTAAGAG GTTCCACATTTAGCAAAGCTAAGCCAGAAAGCCCTTGGACGGCTCTGACTCGTAAAGGCTTGGTTCGAGtccttttctttcctttcttttttcaatGGTGGATCCAAGTCACGTCTAAATGCATCTCCACCCTCATTTTGGTTCTCTACGTGCTTCAAG TGGCAGGAGCTGTGCTGTATTTTGAGGTACCAGCAGCCTGTGCTAGTGAAGTTGTTGGTCCATTGTGTCTAATGCTGTTGTTGGGAACAGTGCATTGCCAAATAGTATCCACGGAATCCTCCAGAAGCCCAGACATCAGCCCTGTCCACAGCCGGACAGCCAGCCCTATTCGCAGGAAAAG ACAGAGGAAGAGTAGAAAAGCCAAGAGGTCTGGGGATGAAGGAAGTCGAGTAGCAGGGATAGTAGAACTCAAACCCTGGCAACTTGAAGACAACCATCGGCTCTACAGATCAGAGAAGACTCTG AACTCCCTGAGGAGGCCTCCATATGGGGCATCTGAAGATCTGTCcagtgaagaagaagaagaagaagcagaagaAGCAGAACTACAAAAAGAGAGGCTCTTTTCATCAGCGCCTCCCAAATATGCCAGCGCGCTGAGAAACAGACTTCACAACGTTCCCAAGAACAATGTACAACCCCAGGCTCAG GGAGAGAGCAATGGCATGCCAACAGAAATCCCAGGGCTGCCACGTGAAGTTGAGCATCTACGGCCTTCAGAGGGATCGCATCCTGCTTCTGATACAGATGATATGTTGTGGGAGGAGCTTTTACAAGATTCTGACTCCGCCTCCACAGGAAGTAGTGAGATTGGGGAGGACGAGCCTCACAGTCAAAGCCACTCCCTTCCTGTGCCCACTATTGCTTTAACAAgtgatgaggatgaggatgagAATGAGGCCTTACCGCAG CACCAGTTTTCATGGCTGCAAGCTTGTCACCCATCCAAAGACCGTGTCAGTGCCATTATCTGGGAGCAAGGAGAGTGTAAGAAAGCTGACATGTCGGTGCTGGAGATCAGTGGTATCATTCTCACACGA GTAAAGGTGGTTGAACAGGGGATGGGTTATCTGATTTTCGGTGGTCTGGTCACTGCATCACTGGCTCTGCTGCCCTACTGCTTCAGACTGGCACAGAAACTGGATCTCAGTGCGATTTCCCTGGAGGATCTGCCAGCAGTGGCCATCGGGTCGCCTTGTGCCTTCTCCTATGCGTTTTTCATCATCGCCACTATGGAAAGAGTTTTCCTCTGTGGACTCTTCTTCTTCATGATGTGTGTCGCTGAGAGGACGTATAGACag CGCCTTTTATTCGCAAAACTCTTCAGCCATCTTACATCTGCACGCAAAGCCAAAAAATCAGAGATTCCTCACTTTCGGCTCAAGAAAGTACAGAATATCAAGATGTGGCTTTCCCTTCGATCATTCCTGAAG agacGAGGCCCTCAGCGGTCTGTCGATGTCATTGTATCATCAATTTTCCTCTTGGCTTTGTCTATTGCCTTTATCATCTGTGCACAG CTTCTGCACAGTCACCACACATTTCTGGATTCAGAGACCAACTGGGAGCTGGTGGTGTGGTGTGCAGCTCTCATGGTCTTCCTCCTCCGTCTCGCAACACTTGGAGCAGAGACCAACCGAAAATACAGCAATGCTTCTGTGCTTCTGACTGAACAG ATCAACTTGTATCTTAAAATGGAGAAGAAACCCAACAAAAAGGATCAGTTGAACATAGTGAACAATGTGCTGAGGCTGGCCACCAAATTACTGAAA GAATTGGACACTCCATTTCGTCTGCTAGGCCTGACGGTGAACCCGCTCATCTACAATATCACACGAGTGCTCATCCTGTCTGCCGTTTCTGCTGCTGTCAGCGATTTATTAGGGTTCAACATCCGG CTCTGGAAGATCAAACCATGA
- the phtf1 gene encoding putative homeodomain transcription factor 1 — protein sequence MAGIAWYQKKIGAYDQQIWEKSLEQTEFKGFGNKLKKTGHIKPDLIDVDLVRGSTFSKAKPESPWTALTRKGLVRVLFFPFFFQWWIQVTSKCISTLILVLYVLQVAGAVLYFEVPAACASEVVGPLCLMLLLGTVHCQIVSTESSRSPDISPVHSRTASPIRRKRQRKSRKAKRSGDEGSRVAGIVELKPWQLEDNHRLYRSEKTLNSLRRPPYGASEDLSSEEEEEEAEEAELQKERLFSSAPPKYASALRNRLHNVPKNNVQPQAQGESNGMPTEIPGLPREVEHLRPSEGSHPASDTDDMLWEELLQDSDSASTGSSEIGEDEPHSQSHSLPVPTIALTSDEDEDENEALPQHQFSWLQACHPSKDRVSAIIWEQGECKKADMSVLEISGIILTRVKVVEQGMGYLIFGGLVTASLALLPYCFRLAQKLDLSAISLEDLPAVAIGSPCAFSYAFFIIATMERVFLCGLFFFMMCVAERTYRQRLLFAKLFSHLTSARKAKKSEIPHFRLKKVQNIKMWLSLRSFLKRRGPQRSVDVIVSSIFLLALSIAFIICAQLLHSHHTFLDSETNWELVVWCAALMVFLLRLATLGAETNRKYSNASVLLTEQINLYLKMEKKPNKKDQLNIVNNVLRLATKLLKELDTPFRLLGLTVNPLIYNITRVLILSAVSAAVSDLLGFNIRLWKIKP from the exons atggCAGGAATAGCATGGTATCAGAAAAAA ATTGGAGCTTATGATCAACAGATTTGGGAAAAATCACTGGAACAGACTGAGTTTAAG GGCTTTGGAAACAAACTTAAAAAGACTGGCCATATTAAGCCAGATCTCATTGATGTCGATCTAGTAAGAG GTTCCACATTTAGCAAAGCTAAGCCAGAAAGCCCTTGGACGGCTCTGACTCGTAAAGGCTTGGTTCGAGtccttttctttcctttcttttttcaatGGTGGATCCAAGTCACGTCTAAATGCATCTCCACCCTCATTTTGGTTCTCTACGTGCTTCAAG TGGCAGGAGCTGTGCTGTATTTTGAGGTACCAGCAGCCTGTGCTAGTGAAGTTGTTGGTCCATTGTGTCTAATGCTGTTGTTGGGAACAGTGCATTGCCAAATAGTATCCACGGAATCCTCCAGAAGCCCAGACATCAGCCCTGTCCACAGCCGGACAGCCAGCCCTATTCGCAGGAAAAG ACAGAGGAAGAGTAGAAAAGCCAAGAGGTCTGGGGATGAAGGAAGTCGAGTAGCAGGGATAGTAGAACTCAAACCCTGGCAACTTGAAGACAACCATCGGCTCTACAGATCAGAGAAGACTCTG AACTCCCTGAGGAGGCCTCCATATGGGGCATCTGAAGATCTGTCcagtgaagaagaagaagaagaagcagaagaAGCAGAACTACAAAAAGAGAGGCTCTTTTCATCAGCGCCTCCCAAATATGCCAGCGCGCTGAGAAACAGACTTCACAACGTTCCCAAGAACAATGTACAACCCCAGGCTCAG GGAGAGAGCAATGGCATGCCAACAGAAATCCCAGGGCTGCCACGTGAAGTTGAGCATCTACGGCCTTCAGAGGGATCGCATCCTGCTTCTGATACAGATGATATGTTGTGGGAGGAGCTTTTACAAGATTCTGACTCCGCCTCCACAGGAAGTAGTGAGATTGGGGAGGACGAGCCTCACAGTCAAAGCCACTCCCTTCCTGTGCCCACTATTGCTTTAACAAgtgatgaggatgaggatgagAATGAGGCCTTACCGCAG CACCAGTTTTCATGGCTGCAAGCTTGTCACCCATCCAAAGACCGTGTCAGTGCCATTATCTGGGAGCAAGGAGAGTGTAAGAAAGCTGACATGTCGGTGCTGGAGATCAGTGGTATCATTCTCACACGA GTAAAGGTGGTTGAACAGGGGATGGGTTATCTGATTTTCGGTGGTCTGGTCACTGCATCACTGGCTCTGCTGCCCTACTGCTTCAGACTGGCACAGAAACTGGATCTCAGTGCGATTTCCCTGGAGGATCTGCCAGCAGTGGCCATCGGGTCGCCTTGTGCCTTCTCCTATGCGTTTTTCATCATCGCCACTATGGAAAGAGTTTTCCTCTGTGGACTCTTCTTCTTCATGATGTGTGTCGCTGAGAGGACGTATAGACag CGCCTTTTATTCGCAAAACTCTTCAGCCATCTTACATCTGCACGCAAAGCCAAAAAATCAGAGATTCCTCACTTTCGGCTCAAGAAAGTACAGAATATCAAGATGTGGCTTTCCCTTCGATCATTCCTGAAG agacGAGGCCCTCAGCGGTCTGTCGATGTCATTGTATCATCAATTTTCCTCTTGGCTTTGTCTATTGCCTTTATCATCTGTGCACAG CTTCTGCACAGTCACCACACATTTCTGGATTCAGAGACCAACTGGGAGCTGGTGGTGTGGTGTGCAGCTCTCATGGTCTTCCTCCTCCGTCTCGCAACACTTGGAGCAGAGACCAACCGAAAATACAGCAATGCTTCTGTGCTTCTGACTGAACAG ATCAACTTGTATCTTAAAATGGAGAAGAAACCCAACAAAAAGGATCAGTTGAACATAGTGAACAATGTGCTGAGGCTGGCCACCAAATTACTGAAA GAATTGGACACTCCATTTCGTCTGCTAGGCCTGACGGTGAACCCGCTCATCTACAATATCACACGAGTGCTCATCCTGTCTGCCGTTTCTGCTGCTGTCAGCGATTTATTAGGGTTCAACATCCGG CTCTGGAAGATCAAACCATGA